Proteins encoded by one window of Mycolicibacterium sp. ND9-15:
- a CDS encoding DUF6262 family protein, whose product MRADNSRHIVAAAKNRRELTRAKAIQALKTLDNNGATITFESVATAANVSRSWLYAQPDVRAEIERLRDAGRRAPSTPVPARQRSSDASLLKRLEAAHERNRKLAEENEGLRRQLAEALGQLRAATRNTPRPRRNHSNPVTIGPC is encoded by the coding sequence ATGCGAGCTGACAACAGTCGTCACATCGTCGCCGCCGCGAAGAACCGTCGTGAACTTACCCGGGCCAAAGCGATCCAGGCGTTGAAGACGCTCGACAACAACGGCGCCACCATCACCTTCGAGTCCGTGGCCACCGCCGCGAACGTCTCGCGGTCCTGGCTCTACGCCCAGCCGGACGTCCGCGCGGAGATCGAACGCCTCCGCGACGCCGGCCGCCGCGCGCCTTCGACACCGGTCCCGGCTCGGCAACGCAGCTCCGACGCCTCCCTGCTCAAGCGCCTGGAAGCCGCGCACGAACGCAACCGCAAACTCGCCGAGGAGAACGAGGGTCTGCGCCGTCAGCTCGCCGAAGCGCTCGGCCAGCTGCGGGCCGCCACCAGAAACACCCCGAGACCCCGGAGAAACCATTCCAACCCGGTAACAATCGGCCCCTGCTGA